A DNA window from Equus quagga isolate Etosha38 chromosome 21, UCLA_HA_Equagga_1.0, whole genome shotgun sequence contains the following coding sequences:
- the LOC124231486 gene encoding beta-1,3-galactosyltransferase 5-like translates to MANVKMMLLCLSLVVLGALCLYLSMYTLIPFKEGPFVFKRRQENFLQLPDVDCGQNPPFLVLLVTSSQEQTLARTVIRNTWGQEKIVKGKRIKTLFLLGTTTSKATSKAVAHEGRQYRDIIQKDFLDVYFNLTLKTMMGIEWIHRFCPQAAFVMKTDSDMFINIYYLTELLLKKNRTTRFFTGFLKMHDYPIRMKQSKWFVSKYEYPWDRYPPFCSGTAYVFSGDVARQVYEVSETVPFLKLEDVFVGLCLAKLKIKPEELHSEQTFFPGGLSFSTCRFRKIVASHFVKPNDMLIYWHALESSLGEECPAV, encoded by the coding sequence ATGGCCAACGTGAAGATGATGTTGCTGTGTCTTTCACTGGTGGTTCTGGGAGCCCTCTGTTTGTATTTGAGCATGTACACTCTGATTCCTTTTAAAGAAGGGCCGTTTGTTTTCAAGAGAAGGCAGGAGAACTTCCTTCAGCTCCCAGATGTGGACTGTGGGCAGAATCCTCCCTTCCTTGTCCTCCTGGTGACTTCATCCCAGGAACAGACATTGGCTCGCACGGTCATCCGGAACACGTGGGGACAAGAAAAGATTGTGAAAGGAAAACGAATAAAGACGCTCTTCCTCTTGGGAACCACCACCAGTAAGGCCACATCGAAAGCGGTGGCCCACGAAGGCCGGCAATATCGAGATATCATCCAGAAGGACTTTCTGGATGTTTATTTCAATTTAACTCTGAAGACCATGATGGGTATAGAGTGGATCCACCGCTTCTGTCCTCAGGCAGCTTTTGTGATGAAAACAGACTCTGACATGTTTATCAACATCTACTATTTGACTGAGCTGCTtctgaagaaaaacagaacaactCGGTTTTTTACTGGCTTCTTAAAAATGCACGACTACCCGATTAGGATGAAGCAGAGTAAGTGGTTTGTCAGTAAATACGAGTATCCGTGGGACAGGTACCCACCTTTTTGCTCGGGCACCGCCTACGTGTTTTCTGGCGATGTTGCACGTCAGGTGTATGAAGTTTCTGAGACTGTTCCGTTCCTTAAACTGGAAGATGTCTTTGTGGGGCTCTGCCTCGCAAAACTGAAGATCAAACCGGAGGAGCTCCACTCTGAGCAGACCTTTTTCCCAGGTGGGTTAAGCTTTTCCACATGCCGTTTTAGGAAGATCGTGGCCTCCCATTTTGTCAAGCCTAACGATATGCTGATCTATTGGCATGCTCTGGAAAGTTCCCTGGGAGAAGAGTGTCCAGCTGTCTGA